The DNA region CGGGAGAGGCGCAGGCTGAAGGGCCCCACGCGATCGGGGGCGACCGAGAGGATCGGCTTGATCGATTTCGTCTGCGAATCGAGGAGGAAAACTCTGTCCTCCCCATCGGTCATGATCAGCCGGCGGCTGTCGTTCAGCCAAGTGGGGAAGCTGCCGGAATCGGTGAGCCGGGAATACTTGCGGGACGTCAGGTCGTAGACGACGACGCCGGTGTTGTAATCGGTGCCGCGGTAGATGACCCCGGCGAGCTTCGAGCCGTCGGGGGACCAGGTCGAGGCGACGAAGGTTCCCTTGCCCATGCCGTGAGGCGGCAGCGGCTCGACCTTCTGCTCGGTCCACCGGCGGTTTGGATCGAAGATGCCGACGCCTTCGCTGCCGGAGCGGAAGGCGATCCTCTGGCCGTCGGGGGACCAGATCGGAAACATCAAAGTAATGGTCTTGGCCTGGGTGATCTGGCTCAGGCCGCTGCCGTCGGGGTTGACTGTCCAGATCTCGTAGGATCCGCTCCGATCGGAATAGAACGCAATTCTCTTGCCGTCGGGGGACCAGCGGGGCATCCGATCGCGGGCGGCATCGTGGGTGAGCTGCCGGCGCGCCGAGCCGTCGGCGCGTGAAATGACGATGTCCTCCTGCTTGCCAACCAGATGGAAGGCCACCCATTCTCCGTCGGGCGAAGGCTCCGGGGAGGCGACGTTCTCGGAGCCGCGCGTGATCCAGACGGGATCGCCCGTCACCTTCTCGGTGCGCGAATCCATGGAGTACCTCTGGATGTTCTGCTGGACCACCGCGGAGCCGTAGACCAACCGGTTGCCGTCGGCGGAGACGCGGAGGTCCCGGGCCGTGCCGGTGGCCGCCTGGGTCACGGGCTGGAAGGCGCCACGGATCTTGCCGGTGCTCTCATCGATCGGCACGCGCCAGACGTTCATGTTGCCGTCGCGGTCGGAGATGAAATAGAGGAACCGCCCGTCGGCGGACCAGACGGGGCTCCAGTCGAGGGCCTCGTCCTCGGTGACGCGCACCGGCTGGCCGCCGACCGCCGGGATCGTGTAGAGATCTCTCTGGCCGCTCGCTCCGACCACGGCCCAATAGGCGATGCGGGAGCCGTGCGGCGACCAGGCGGGCTGGACCGCGTCGCCGTCCGACAGCTTCCGCTTCTGGCGCGTCTCGACGTTGACGGCCCAAAGAGGGTCGATGGTGCTGCGGCCATGGGGATCGACCCACCTTTCGAGCTCATAGGCAATCTCGCTCCCGTCCGGGGACCAGGCGGGGCGGTAGCCCTCGTCGGTCAGCCGCACGACGGAATCCCCCAAGACCCCCATCACGAAGATCCCGCCTCCTTCGCGGTCGGACCGGAAGGCGATCTTCTGCCCGTCGGGCGAGAAGGCCGGCTGCGAGTCATCGGCGGCCGAGTCCTTCGTCAGGTTGATGGCATTGCGCCCGGAGATGCTCTGCACGAAGACGTCCCAATTCCCGACGGGGCGTGAGGCGTAAGCGACCATCCGTCCGTCGGGCGACAGGCTGGGGAATACCTCTTCGCCGGGTTGGTCGGTGAGCTGGGTGAAGGTTCCATGGAGGACCGGCGGTGCCGGGGATTCACCGGCCGGGTTTCCGGGGCGCAGCAGGAAGTAGCCGAGGAGGGCTGCCCCGACCAAGCCCGCGCCCAGCGCGAACAGCAGTCCACGCGAGGCTTTCGGCCGCACCGCCGGCGCCGCCGTGGCGGCCGGCAGGGCGGGTTCGCTCGTCCCCGACTGCACTTCCTTGCGCAGCTCCACCATCTCGTTCTTGAGATCCTGCGCCGTCTGATAGCGCTCGTCGGGATCCTTGGCGAGGCAGCGCTTGACGATGCGCCCGAGGTGGCGTGGCAGCGCCGGGTTCAAGTCGGTGACGGAGACCGGAGCGTCGCGCAGGATCGACGAGAGGATCGATAGCCGGCTGCCGCCCTCGAAAGGTCTCCGGCCGGTCACCATCCGGTAGAACACGACGCCGAGGGAGAAGATGTCGGTGCGGTGATCGACCGGCGTGCCTTCGGCCTGCTCGGGCGACATGTAGGCGACGGTCCCCAGGATTTTCCCTTCGGCGGTGAGCTCGGCGGTCGGAAGGTTCGTCGCCATCGGCTCCCCCGCGGGTTGCTCGCGCAGCTTCACCAGCCCAAAGTCGAGGATCTTGATGCGTCCGTCGTCGCTGACCATGATGTTGTCGGGCTTGAGATCGCGATGCGTGATGCCGCGCTTGTGCGCCGCGCTGACGGCGTCGGCGATCGGGATCGCGAGGTCGAAGAACTTTGCCAGCGGCAGCCCCTCCGCGGGGATCATCTCGCTGAGGGTCCGTCCCTGGATCAGCTCCATCGTGATGTAGTGGAGGCCTTCGGCTTCCTCGACCGAATGGATGGTGACGATGTTGGGGTGGTTCAGGGCGGCGACCGCCTGGGCCTCGCGCTCGAAGCGGCCGCGGAGCTCGGGGTCGGCGGCCATGGCGGACGGCAGGATCTTCAGCGCGACGCGCCGGTTCAGGCGCGTGTCCTCAGCGAGATACACCTCGCCCATCCCGCCGCTTCCCAGCTTCTCGATGACTTTGTAGTGGTTGAGGGTCCTACCGATCAATTCACGACTCCGCACCCATCGCCCGACTTTTCGCGCATTCTACCTTAAGTCCGCATCAGGCAGGGCTTCCTGCAGATCGAGCCCCCCGCGACGGTCGCGTGATTTTCGTTGGCCGGCGTGAGCGCAGATTCGACGACCCGGCGAGGGAAAGCGGGCGTCCCGTTTATTGAAGCGTCAGCATCCAGAGATCGGATTGGCGGTCGATGCGTACGATGTAGAGGTGGTTGTCGCGGCTGACCCGCATGCTGAAGATATCGACGTTGTCCGGGGCCACGGAGAGGATCGGCTTGATTGAATTCGTCTGGGAATCGACGAGGTATACTTTGCTCGCCGTGTCGGTCGTGAGCAGCCGGCGGTTGTCGTTGAGCCAGGTGGGAAGTGTCCCGCGATCGGTGACGCGGGTGTACTTCCTGGTCGTATAGTCATAGACGACGATGCCGGTGTTGTATTTCCCTCCCCTGAAGATGATGCCGGCGAGCTTCGTCCCATCCGGCGACCAGGACCAGGCGACGAAGCTTCCATCCCCCATTCCGTGCGGAGGCAGCCGCTCGATTTTCTGCTCGCGCCACGAGAGGTTCGGGCTGATGAGTCCGCCTCCATCGCCCCGGGGGTCGCTCACGTATATCCTCGAGCCGTCGGGCGACCAGATCGGGAACACGAAAGAAATCTTCGAGGCGGTGAGCTGGCTCAGATCGCTGCTGTCCGGATTGATGGTCCAGATTTCGTAAGAACCGCTGCGATTGGAATAGAACGCTATCTTCTTGCCGTCGGGAGACCACCTCGGCGTGCGATCGCGGGCGGCATCGTGCGTAAGCTGCCGGCGGCCTGTGCCGTCGGGATGCACGATGAAGATATCCTCCTGGTTCACTACAGTCTGGTAGGCGACCCATTCTCCGTCGGGAGAGGGGTCCGGGTTGACGACCGCTTCGGATCCGCGAGTCACCCAACTGGGCTCGCCCAGCACTGTTTCCGATCCCGGCTCGATGGGGTACCGCAGGATGTTCTGGCGGTTGGAGGCGGAGGAATAGACGAGCCGCTTGCCGTCCGCGGAGAGGCACAGATCCCGGGCGGCTCCGGTCGCGCCCTGCGTCACGGGCTGGAAGGATCCTCGGACTTCGCCGCTGGCCTCGTCGATTGGAACGCGCCAGACATTCATGTTTCCGTCGCGATCCGAGATGAAATAGAGGAAGCGGCCGTCAGGAGACCAGACGGGGTTCCAGTCGAGGGCCGAGTCTTCAGTGACGCGGACGGGATTTCCGCCCTGGGCGGGGATCGTCCAGAGATCTCTCTGGCCGGTCCTGCCGAGGATGCCCCAATAGGCGATGCGCCAGCCGTGCGGCGACCACGCCGGCTGGACCGCGTCTCCGGCGGTGATCTTCCGCTTCTGCCTCGTTTCGACGTTGATCGCCCAAAGGGGGTTGATGGTGTTGCGCCCGGCCGGGTTGGCCCATCGTTCGATCTCATAGGCGATCTCCGCGCCGTCGGGCGACCAGGCGGGTCGATAACCTTCGCCCGTGATGCGCACCACGGAATCCCCCAGGACTCCCATCACGAAGATCCCGCCTCCGTCGCGGCCGGACCGGAAGGCGATCTTCTGGCCGTCGGGAGAGAAGGCCGGCTGCGTGTCGTCGGCGGTCGAGTCCTTCGTCAGATTGACGGCGTTGCGGCCGGAGACGCTCTGGACATAGACGTCCCAGTTGCCGGAGGCACGGGAGCTATAGGCTACCATCCTCCCGTCGGGCGACAGGCTAGGAAACAGCTCTTCTCCGGGCTCATCGGTGAGCTGCGCGAAGCTCCCATGGACCACAGCGGACGCGGATTCTCCGGCGCGGCCGGCAGGGCGCATCAGAAAATAAATGACCGCCGCTCCGGCGAGGAGGCCTGCGCCCACGAGCGCGAAGGTGAGAAGGATCTTGCTCGATGGCTGCACCGGCGTGCCCGCCGCGGCGGCCGGCCCCCCCGCTCCCGATTGCTCCTCCTTGCGCAGCTCCGCCAGCTCGTTCTTGAGATCCTGGGCAGTCGAGTAGCGCTCGTCGGGATTCTTGGCGAGGCACCGCTTGATGATCCGGCCCAGGTGGCGCGGAAGGGCCGGGTTCAGGTCGGTGACGGAGGCGGGCGTATCGCGCAGGATCGAGGAGAGCACCGACATCCGCGTGTCGCCTTGGAAAGGCTGCCGGCCGGTCACCATCCGATAGAAGACGACGCCCAGGGAAAAGATGTCGGAGCGCTGATCCACCGGCTTGCCTTCGGCCTGCTCCGGGGACATGTAGGCCACGGTCCCCAGGATCTTCCCTTCGGAGGTCAGGGTGTTGGTCGGGAGGTTCGTCGCCACCGGCTCGCCCGCCGTTTCGGTGAGCTTCACCAGACCGAAGTCGAGGATCTTGATGCGCCCGTCGTCGCTGAGCATGATGTTGTCGGGCTTGAGGTCGCGGTGCGTGATGCCGCGTTTGTGCGCGGCGCTGACGGCGTCGGCGATGGGGACGGCGAGATCGAAGAACTTAGCCAGCGGCAGCCCCTTCGCGGGGATCATCTGCGCCAGCGTCCGCCCCTGGATCAGCTCCATCGTGATGTAGTGGAGGCCTTCAGCATCCTCGACCGAATAGATCGTGACGATGTTGGGGTGGTTCAAGGCGGCGACGGCTTGCGCTTCGCGCTCGAAGCGGCCGCGACGCGCCGCGTCCGAGGCCACGTCGGAGGGAAGAATCTTCAGGGCGACGCGCCGGTTCAGGCGGGTGTCTTCGGCGAGATACACCTCGCTCATCCCGCCGCTCCCCAGCTTCTCGATGACGCGGTAATGGTTGAGGGTCTTGCCGATCAAGCCAACTCTCCGCACTTCAATGGCAAAACGCTTACCTCAACAACTTTGTCAGCGGAGAGCCGGATTCGCCCCGAAGGTGTTACTTATAGGCGACAGTTTTCACGCCGCGTAATGAACATGCGATTCGAGGAAGCAGCTCATCACGAGATCGGGCAGACGCTGGGTCGACCGCAGGTATCCGCGGACGTCGCCCATCAGCTTCGTCTTGTTCCAGGGTCGTCTTCGACCGAGGGCGTTTGCTCTTCACGTCTTGGTTCAGCATTTCATCGGGGTTCAACTCCGGGCTATAGCTCGGGAGAAAGAACATCCGGATCTTGGCTTCGTGCTTCAGAAGCCAGCGCTTGACTCCCGCAGCGCGGTGCACGGGATGGCGGTCGACGATCAAGAAGATCGGCTGCTTGACGTGGCGGATGAGCCGCTTGAGGAATTGCAGGAACACTTTCACCGTGAACCCTTCCTCGAACACCATAAAGGCGAGGCGACCGCGATTGGTGATCGTCGAGATCAAGTTACAGCGAAATCGCTGGCCCGTCCCGGGAATCACCGGCGTCCTTCCACGACGGCCATCGGAACGGCCGACTTGGTGATCCGATCG from Candidatus Polarisedimenticolia bacterium includes:
- a CDS encoding IS630 family transposase, coding for MRQVQAASVFKVSRASVNKWSRLHEEQGSKGLTGRKRGRPARPRLVVEDRSRAIRGIIGKCPDQLRLPFALWTREAVQQLLKNEFGVEVSVWTVGRYLKAWGLTPQKPVRRAFEQNPAEVRLWLRTEYPAIERQAKHFAAEIHWGDEMGLRSDHQVGRSDGRRGRTPVIPGTGQRFRCNLISTITNRGRLAFMVFEEGFTVKVFLQFLKRLIRHVKQPIFLIVDRHPVHRAAGVKRWLLKHEAKIRMFFLPSYSPELNPDEMLNQDVKSKRPRSKTTLEQDEADGRRPRIPAVDPASARSRDELLPRIACSLRGVKTVAYK
- a CDS encoding protein kinase — translated: MIGRTLNHYKVIEKLGSGGMGEVYLAEDTRLNRRVALKILPSAMAADPELRGRFEREAQAVAALNHPNIVTIHSVEEAEGLHYITMELIQGRTLSEMIPAEGLPLAKFFDLAIPIADAVSAAHKRGITHRDLKPDNIMVSDDGRIKILDFGLVKLREQPAGEPMATNLPTAELTAEGKILGTVAYMSPEQAEGTPVDHRTDIFSLGVVFYRMVTGRRPFEGGSRLSILSSILRDAPVSVTDLNPALPRHLGRIVKRCLAKDPDERYQTAQDLKNEMVELRKEVQSGTSEPALPAATAAPAVRPKASRGLLFALGAGLVGAALLGYFLLRPGNPAGESPAPPVLHGTFTQLTDQPGEEVFPSLSPDGRMVAYASRPVGNWDVFVQSISGRNAINLTKDSAADDSQPAFSPDGQKIAFRSDREGGGIFVMGVLGDSVVRLTDEGYRPAWSPDGSEIAYELERWVDPHGRSTIDPLWAVNVETRQKRKLSDGDAVQPAWSPHGSRIAYWAVVGASGQRDLYTIPAVGGQPVRVTEDEALDWSPVWSADGRFLYFISDRDGNMNVWRVPIDESTGKIRGAFQPVTQAATGTARDLRVSADGNRLVYGSAVVQQNIQRYSMDSRTEKVTGDPVWITRGSENVASPEPSPDGEWVAFHLVGKQEDIVISRADGSARRQLTHDAARDRMPRWSPDGKRIAFYSDRSGSYEIWTVNPDGSGLSQITQAKTITLMFPIWSPDGQRIAFRSGSEGVGIFDPNRRWTEQKVEPLPPHGMGKGTFVASTWSPDGSKLAGVIYRGTDYNTGVVVYDLTSRKYSRLTDSGSFPTWLNDSRRLIMTDGEDRVFLLDSQTKSIKPILSVAPDRVGPFSLRLSRDNRGLFLVRVDRQSDLVMLTLR
- a CDS encoding protein kinase codes for the protein MIGKTLNHYRVIEKLGSGGMSEVYLAEDTRLNRRVALKILPSDVASDAARRGRFEREAQAVAALNHPNIVTIYSVEDAEGLHYITMELIQGRTLAQMIPAKGLPLAKFFDLAVPIADAVSAAHKRGITHRDLKPDNIMLSDDGRIKILDFGLVKLTETAGEPVATNLPTNTLTSEGKILGTVAYMSPEQAEGKPVDQRSDIFSLGVVFYRMVTGRQPFQGDTRMSVLSSILRDTPASVTDLNPALPRHLGRIIKRCLAKNPDERYSTAQDLKNELAELRKEEQSGAGGPAAAAGTPVQPSSKILLTFALVGAGLLAGAAVIYFLMRPAGRAGESASAVVHGSFAQLTDEPGEELFPSLSPDGRMVAYSSRASGNWDVYVQSVSGRNAVNLTKDSTADDTQPAFSPDGQKIAFRSGRDGGGIFVMGVLGDSVVRITGEGYRPAWSPDGAEIAYEIERWANPAGRNTINPLWAINVETRQKRKITAGDAVQPAWSPHGWRIAYWGILGRTGQRDLWTIPAQGGNPVRVTEDSALDWNPVWSPDGRFLYFISDRDGNMNVWRVPIDEASGEVRGSFQPVTQGATGAARDLCLSADGKRLVYSSASNRQNILRYPIEPGSETVLGEPSWVTRGSEAVVNPDPSPDGEWVAYQTVVNQEDIFIVHPDGTGRRQLTHDAARDRTPRWSPDGKKIAFYSNRSGSYEIWTINPDSSDLSQLTASKISFVFPIWSPDGSRIYVSDPRGDGGGLISPNLSWREQKIERLPPHGMGDGSFVAWSWSPDGTKLAGIIFRGGKYNTGIVVYDYTTRKYTRVTDRGTLPTWLNDNRRLLTTDTASKVYLVDSQTNSIKPILSVAPDNVDIFSMRVSRDNHLYIVRIDRQSDLWMLTLQ